One window from the genome of Marinobacter sp. es.048 encodes:
- the hemN gene encoding oxygen-independent coproporphyrinogen III oxidase, with the protein MTSIPALRTQDSTLPEFIWDDALIRRYDLSGPRYTSYPTAVEFNQNYPVEDMVKAAARSKVSGRPLSLYTHLPFCAHLCYYCACNKVITKKRDKAMPYVERVLKEAAIQSKLFGADRPVTQLHWGGGTPTFLPKDVMEHLMAGYGELFNLQTGDERDYSVEIDPREVDQDTLPTLWKLGFNRISLGVQDVNPQVQKAVNRIQPREMTEAVLNETRRIGFRSINLDLIYGLPHQTPESFAETLEAVIEMSPDRLSVFSYAHLPDRFYPQTRIQGDTLPSPQQKLTILHNTINRLLDAGYEYIGMDHFAKPDDSLAVAQREGRLHRNFQGYTTHSECDLVSLGVSAIGQTDDAYFQNNHDLPSWEAAIDAGQLAITKGVNLTRDDRIRRWVIGQLICQFRLDRQLFADVWNEDLNRYFADELSRLKPMVQDELIADDGSALQVQPAGRLLIRAICQIFDLYRKEGASQRFSRII; encoded by the coding sequence ATGACCTCCATCCCCGCACTCAGAACGCAAGACTCAACACTGCCAGAATTCATCTGGGATGACGCCTTGATCCGCCGCTATGATCTCAGTGGTCCAAGGTACACTTCCTACCCCACGGCTGTTGAGTTCAACCAGAACTACCCTGTTGAAGATATGGTCAAAGCCGCAGCTCGCAGCAAGGTCAGTGGTCGGCCGCTGTCGCTCTACACCCACCTGCCGTTTTGCGCGCACCTTTGCTACTACTGTGCCTGCAATAAGGTCATCACCAAAAAGCGCGACAAGGCCATGCCCTACGTGGAGCGGGTGCTGAAAGAGGCGGCCATTCAGTCAAAACTGTTCGGGGCTGACCGACCGGTGACCCAGCTGCATTGGGGCGGTGGTACGCCGACATTTTTGCCAAAAGATGTGATGGAACACCTGATGGCGGGATACGGGGAGCTGTTTAACCTGCAAACCGGTGATGAGCGGGATTACAGTGTGGAGATCGACCCACGGGAAGTGGACCAGGACACCCTGCCAACCCTCTGGAAACTGGGTTTCAACCGGATCAGTCTGGGCGTTCAGGATGTGAATCCCCAGGTCCAGAAAGCGGTGAATCGCATTCAGCCGAGAGAGATGACCGAAGCCGTGCTGAATGAAACGCGTCGAATCGGCTTCCGGTCCATTAACCTAGACCTGATCTACGGCCTGCCGCATCAGACCCCGGAAAGCTTTGCCGAAACCCTGGAAGCGGTGATTGAAATGTCCCCGGACCGGCTCTCTGTGTTCAGCTACGCGCACCTGCCCGACCGGTTCTATCCGCAGACCCGGATTCAGGGTGATACCTTGCCCAGTCCGCAGCAGAAGCTGACCATCCTGCACAACACCATAAACCGCCTGCTGGACGCCGGGTACGAATACATTGGCATGGACCACTTCGCCAAGCCGGACGACAGCCTGGCCGTGGCGCAACGGGAAGGCCGTCTGCACCGGAACTTCCAGGGCTACACCACCCACTCCGAATGCGATCTTGTTTCCCTGGGTGTTTCCGCCATCGGCCAGACCGACGACGCCTATTTCCAGAACAATCACGACCTGCCTTCCTGGGAAGCGGCCATCGATGCTGGCCAGCTGGCGATCACCAAAGGCGTGAACCTGACCCGGGACGACCGGATCCGCCGCTGGGTAATCGGCCAGCTGATCTGCCAGTTCCGTCTGGATCGCCAGCTGTTCGCAGACGTCTGGAACGAAGATCTGAACCGTTATTTTGCCGATGAGCTCAGCCGTCTGAAGCCCATGGTTCAGGATGAATTGATTGCCGATGATGGCAGTGCACTGCAGGTTCAGCCCGCGGGCCGGTTGCTGATCCGGGCCATCTGCCAGATCTTCGACCTGTACCGCAAAGAGGGCGCCAGCCAGCGGTTTTCCCGGATTATCTGA
- a CDS encoding DUF2892 domain-containing protein: MTINEGLRLMAGVFTLISILLAHYVSSYWLFFTGFIALNLIQSSFTKWCPAMMILKKMGLKEERPVS; the protein is encoded by the coding sequence ATGACTATCAATGAAGGCCTTCGCCTGATGGCAGGTGTATTCACCCTGATATCCATTCTTCTCGCTCACTATGTAAGCTCTTACTGGCTTTTCTTTACCGGGTTTATTGCCCTTAACCTAATCCAGTCTTCGTTCACCAAATGGTGCCCGGCCATGATGATCCTCAAAAAGATGGGCCTGAAAGAGGAAAGGCCGGTCAGCTGA
- a CDS encoding carboxymuconolactone decarboxylase family protein yields the protein MDKNDSELPKTFVAFSERFPELQRAHKQLGKALADAGPLDEKKRALVKLGVCVGAGRESALKSHIRRSLELGLTREDIEHALVLGMNSIGFPATVAAWQWAQEALSQE from the coding sequence ATGGATAAAAATGACAGCGAACTCCCCAAAACCTTCGTTGCCTTCAGCGAACGATTCCCAGAGCTGCAACGAGCGCACAAACAGCTCGGTAAAGCCCTTGCCGATGCCGGTCCTCTGGATGAGAAAAAGCGCGCTCTGGTAAAGCTTGGCGTTTGCGTTGGTGCGGGTCGCGAATCCGCGTTGAAATCCCACATTCGTCGCAGTCTGGAACTGGGCCTCACACGCGAGGATATAGAGCACGCGCTGGTGCTGGGCATGAATTCAATAGGCTTTCCAGCGACTGTCGCCGCCTGGCAGTGGGCTCAAGAAGCGCTCAGCCAGGAATAA
- a CDS encoding diguanylate cyclase — protein MIWANAAGVNLWGAKDLDELCARDFSAEVSVSVRTRLHDYLARFRRGETVVETWTLYPNGEPLTLRCLCSGYELQDGVGMLVEAQPVTEPDLQALRAQEALRHVPTLLSVFDTQGNLLTRNPSALAKLPDGNRLTDCFSREVDQNQVRCWSESGKESLSLEAPVHTTFGECWHRLDLRRTIDPATGKQVILVSETDITSRVESETALKNAHERFAALLKNLRGGIVVEDENRKMLLANQSFCDLFKIPAPPEALKGMDCASAAEQSKALFRDPDAFLAGINGALTTRRTATDELYLSDGRILERTYVPVFNEQTYLGHLWQYWDITNQKNTMAKLEHEAFHDPLTGLWNRRRFEQSLLETHEEAIRYSQPYSVAMIDIDYFKKVNDEFGHDAGDVTLRLLTEEVRQRLRQADRMARWGGEEFVVLLPQTSLEGALLLADALRKKIKEVSFPLIGHQTISLGVAEVSPDELPHQALMRADVALFKAKANGRDRVEAAA, from the coding sequence ATGATCTGGGCCAATGCCGCGGGCGTTAACCTCTGGGGCGCCAAGGATCTGGATGAGCTGTGCGCCAGGGATTTCAGTGCCGAAGTATCGGTGTCGGTACGAACGCGTCTTCATGACTATTTGGCGAGGTTTCGACGAGGCGAAACCGTGGTCGAAACCTGGACCCTGTACCCTAATGGCGAGCCCTTGACCTTGCGTTGTTTATGCTCCGGCTATGAACTGCAAGATGGTGTTGGAATGCTGGTTGAAGCTCAGCCTGTCACAGAGCCGGATCTTCAGGCGCTTCGCGCCCAGGAGGCACTCCGCCATGTGCCCACTCTTTTGTCCGTCTTCGACACACAAGGCAACCTTCTTACCAGGAATCCATCAGCGCTGGCGAAACTCCCTGACGGTAATCGTTTGACGGACTGCTTTAGTCGTGAAGTGGATCAGAACCAAGTACGCTGTTGGTCAGAAAGTGGAAAAGAAAGCCTCTCACTGGAGGCGCCTGTACACACAACCTTCGGAGAGTGTTGGCACCGCCTGGATCTGCGTCGCACGATAGATCCGGCGACTGGGAAACAGGTGATACTGGTCAGTGAAACTGACATAACGTCCCGAGTAGAGAGCGAAACCGCTCTGAAAAATGCCCATGAGCGGTTCGCTGCGCTATTAAAAAACCTCCGGGGAGGCATAGTGGTTGAAGACGAAAACCGCAAAATGCTTCTTGCAAACCAGAGCTTCTGTGATCTGTTCAAGATCCCCGCGCCGCCGGAAGCCCTGAAGGGGATGGATTGCGCCTCAGCTGCAGAGCAAAGCAAAGCTCTGTTTCGCGACCCCGACGCTTTTCTCGCAGGCATTAATGGCGCCCTCACTACACGCAGAACCGCTACAGACGAGCTGTATCTCTCGGATGGCCGAATCCTCGAGCGGACTTATGTGCCCGTCTTTAACGAACAGACTTACCTCGGACACCTCTGGCAATATTGGGATATAACCAACCAGAAAAACACCATGGCCAAGCTTGAGCACGAAGCCTTCCATGACCCGCTAACCGGATTATGGAACCGGCGCCGCTTCGAGCAGTCGCTCCTCGAAACCCATGAAGAAGCGATCCGGTACAGCCAACCCTATTCCGTCGCCATGATTGATATCGACTACTTCAAAAAGGTCAATGATGAGTTTGGCCACGACGCGGGAGATGTGACATTACGGCTCCTGACTGAAGAAGTACGCCAGCGCCTGAGACAGGCGGACCGAATGGCAAGGTGGGGCGGGGAAGAGTTTGTGGTGCTACTCCCCCAAACCTCACTGGAGGGCGCACTGCTGTTGGCAGATGCCTTGCGAAAAAAGATTAAGGAAGTGTCGTTTCCTCTGATCGGCCACCAGACGATTAGCCTGGGGGTTGCAGAAGTTTCCCCCGATGAGCTTCCTCACCAGGCGTTAATGCGAGCGGATGTAGCTTTGTTCAAAGCCAAAGCCAATGGGCGGGACCGAGTAGAAGCCGCCGCCTGA
- the ubiT gene encoding ubiquinone anaerobic biosynthesis accessory factor UbiT, with product MPLKQLAAEAPLNRLFAQAISDGEFDDFEGRRIRQEVNGGQPGITIGFWAGRLRVIDGTWEATIRGSLAAFKTLAERRQDPDQLFFQRHLIIESDTELGLAPKKSVG from the coding sequence ATGCCTCTAAAGCAACTGGCTGCCGAGGCACCCCTGAATCGCCTGTTTGCTCAAGCCATCAGTGACGGAGAATTCGATGACTTCGAGGGCCGCCGCATTCGGCAAGAAGTAAATGGCGGGCAACCCGGTATCACCATTGGCTTCTGGGCCGGTCGTCTTCGCGTGATCGACGGCACCTGGGAGGCAACGATCCGTGGCTCACTGGCTGCATTCAAAACCCTGGCAGAGCGAAGACAGGATCCCGATCAGCTGTTTTTTCAACGTCACCTGATAATCGAAAGCGATACTGAACTGGGACTGGCTCCAAAAAAATCTGTTGGATAG
- the narL gene encoding two-component system response regulator NarL: MSESPANILLIDDHPLLRQGIKQLIEMEDDMVVAGEASNAADGIRLATELEPDLILMDLNMPEMDGIEALKKLREQNISSRIVMFTVSDQEDDVVAALRAGADGYLLKDMEPEDMITQLHQAAVGKMVISERLTTLLAQALRSNKPQQASRPDFDSLTPREKDILRLIAEGLSNKMIGRKLDISDGTVKVHVKHLLKKLNLRSRVEVAVWAVEEGLHKG; encoded by the coding sequence ATGTCTGAGTCACCCGCAAACATCCTGCTGATTGATGATCATCCGCTTCTTCGCCAGGGCATCAAACAGCTGATCGAGATGGAAGACGATATGGTCGTGGCCGGTGAGGCCAGTAACGCTGCCGACGGCATACGGCTGGCAACCGAGCTGGAGCCCGATCTGATCCTGATGGACCTGAACATGCCGGAGATGGACGGCATCGAAGCCCTCAAGAAGTTGCGGGAACAAAACATCAGCTCCCGCATCGTAATGTTCACGGTCTCTGACCAGGAAGACGACGTGGTGGCGGCGCTTCGGGCCGGCGCAGACGGCTACCTGCTGAAGGACATGGAGCCGGAAGACATGATCACCCAGCTTCATCAGGCGGCGGTCGGCAAAATGGTGATCAGCGAGCGACTCACCACGCTGCTTGCACAGGCGCTGCGCTCCAACAAACCTCAGCAGGCTTCACGCCCGGATTTCGACAGCCTGACGCCGCGGGAAAAGGATATTCTGCGCCTGATCGCCGAGGGCCTGTCCAACAAGATGATTGGTCGCAAACTCGATATCAGCGACGGCACCGTAAAGGTCCACGTAAAGCACCTGCTGAAGAAATTGAACCTGCGCTCACGAGTGGAGGTTGCCGTCTGGGCTGTAGAGGAAGGCCTTCACAAAGGCTGA
- a CDS encoding ATP-binding protein, with protein MTPRSPLVTRIAIVVGAVVLTALVSMATTLAVSKSIEGNATAINLAGALRMGAFQLLARSAGPVVSGSDQDSIGHMLDRYETKLGDASISNAIPESRGHPLATQYQTILESWATMLRPALQEHDQGTPVSAAMLASTQNYVNDVDQLVKMLEQRTEARIDLLHLIQIISLAFSILIIVALFIDLKNRILQPLRKLVGIAIAVGDQDFSRKANLGGSDELAQLGQAFDQMTSELALTYYELEERARLKTEELEKSHTALQLLHSASRDLFANHDLCHGAIPMLQELEELLGIGPIRLYLHDKEFTEPVEAIATANRERPFYCRDHHCNACLVTPEVYDELPVENNDGRRLLLPIRTPGQLLGTLEVWYPAEEGLSKTSRRLLETLSDQLATAIFLERQITEEQQRTLAEERTVIARELHDSLAQSLSYLKMQVARLRRLNIQGEQRGIHEGILDELSTGLNSAYRQLRELLATFRLKLDTPDLATALEKTIEEFSERLGKPVGLQYNLPLQTLSPNEEIHTLQIVREGLANAVKHADATDISVDVLFESPQVRVRIRDNGKGLPGTDQPINHYGLIIMQDRARTLGGKVEVQNHEQGGVEVTLSFVPKSRNLIPTTASNA; from the coding sequence ATGACACCAAGAAGCCCGCTTGTAACCCGAATCGCCATCGTCGTTGGCGCCGTGGTACTGACAGCCCTTGTCAGCATGGCGACCACGCTTGCGGTGTCCAAAAGCATCGAAGGCAACGCCACCGCGATCAATCTGGCGGGTGCCCTCCGCATGGGGGCTTTCCAGCTGCTTGCCCGGAGCGCAGGTCCTGTCGTCTCAGGGTCCGATCAGGACTCAATCGGACACATGCTGGACCGTTACGAAACCAAGCTGGGTGACGCCAGCATCTCCAACGCCATCCCGGAGAGCCGTGGCCATCCGCTCGCCACCCAGTACCAAACCATTCTGGAATCCTGGGCGACTATGCTCCGGCCTGCCCTGCAGGAACACGACCAGGGCACACCTGTTTCCGCAGCCATGCTGGCCTCAACCCAGAATTACGTGAATGACGTGGACCAGCTAGTGAAGATGCTGGAACAGCGAACCGAAGCCCGCATTGACCTCCTGCACCTGATTCAGATCATCAGCCTGGCCTTCTCTATCCTGATCATTGTGGCGCTGTTCATTGACCTGAAGAACCGTATCTTGCAGCCACTACGCAAGCTGGTCGGTATCGCCATTGCTGTTGGCGATCAGGACTTTTCCCGTAAGGCCAACCTGGGTGGCTCCGACGAGCTGGCACAGCTGGGGCAGGCCTTTGATCAGATGACCAGCGAGCTCGCGCTTACCTACTATGAGCTGGAAGAAAGGGCTCGCCTGAAAACAGAAGAGTTGGAAAAGAGCCACACCGCGCTTCAACTACTGCACTCTGCAAGTCGCGACCTGTTTGCGAATCACGACTTGTGCCATGGGGCTATCCCCATGCTTCAGGAGCTTGAAGAGTTACTGGGCATAGGGCCTATCCGCCTTTACCTCCATGATAAGGAGTTCACCGAGCCAGTGGAGGCGATTGCAACGGCCAACCGGGAACGCCCCTTCTATTGCCGAGACCACCACTGCAATGCTTGTCTGGTAACGCCGGAGGTTTACGATGAGCTTCCAGTAGAAAACAACGACGGCCGTCGCCTGCTTTTGCCGATCCGGACACCCGGGCAGCTGCTGGGCACGCTGGAGGTCTGGTACCCAGCCGAAGAAGGCCTGTCAAAAACCTCTCGACGGCTGCTGGAAACTCTCAGCGACCAGCTGGCCACTGCCATTTTCCTCGAGCGGCAAATTACCGAGGAGCAGCAGCGGACACTTGCCGAAGAGCGTACCGTGATCGCCCGCGAACTTCATGATTCGCTGGCCCAGTCGTTGTCCTACCTGAAAATGCAGGTGGCCCGGTTGCGCCGCCTTAACATCCAAGGCGAGCAGAGAGGCATTCACGAGGGCATTCTGGATGAGCTGAGTACAGGCCTGAACAGCGCCTACCGCCAGCTTCGGGAATTGCTGGCCACCTTCCGATTGAAACTGGACACACCCGATCTTGCGACCGCCTTGGAAAAGACCATTGAAGAGTTTTCCGAGCGACTGGGTAAGCCCGTCGGATTGCAGTACAATCTGCCGCTTCAGACCTTGTCGCCGAATGAAGAGATCCATACCCTGCAGATCGTGAGGGAAGGTCTGGCCAACGCGGTTAAACATGCGGATGCCACAGACATAAGCGTGGATGTTCTGTTCGAATCGCCGCAGGTGAGGGTTCGGATTCGAGACAATGGCAAGGGGCTGCCTGGCACTGACCAGCCGATTAACCATTACGGCCTGATCATCATGCAGGACCGTGCCCGAACTCTGGGCGGTAAGGTGGAAGTACAGAACCACGAACAAGGGGGCGTGGAAGTCACTCTGTCTTTTGTTCCAAAAAGCCGCAATCTGATTCCCACAACAGCGTCAAACGCCTGA
- a CDS encoding MFS transporter, whose amino-acid sequence MKSETDRADDRLASLAVVLPLAVAGFVVAAGCWTLFAVAGVHLRSELDLSNFQFGFLLAMPMAVGAALAVPAGLAAQKFGARRIMLGCLAGLAGCMVILLTTDTFPGYLIAAGGLGLAGGFYSAGLQFVTGHCESPHLGLVLGVFGAGVTGAGFNYYLVPLFHEAFSWHGVPLAYLIVLVLVIALLIMLTDPEDAAADPTAETSVRVLLRRMQTRRAVQLCGYFGVVAGSFFALALWLPDYLSSQFDLPVDSGARLAQWFVIPGALAQIVGGGFSDRFGSARVVSRALMVCLIALFVLSYPPMTLFIQGVDATIRVEFALPMRVEGVFVVTLGLAMGCTMGSLQRLVIIENRPVAAFVAGLLLVSACSVAFVLPVIFSSVNHWLGVRSAVFMILFLLLVGCLFLFARESRRHEREHLLHPGI is encoded by the coding sequence ATGAAGTCCGAAACGGATCGTGCAGATGACCGGCTGGCGTCATTGGCAGTGGTGCTGCCGTTGGCGGTGGCGGGCTTTGTTGTCGCGGCCGGGTGCTGGACTCTGTTTGCGGTGGCCGGGGTGCATCTACGCTCGGAACTCGATCTCAGCAATTTTCAGTTTGGATTCCTGCTGGCAATGCCGATGGCGGTGGGAGCGGCGCTGGCGGTCCCGGCTGGTCTGGCGGCGCAGAAATTCGGTGCCCGCCGAATCATGCTGGGCTGTCTGGCCGGGCTGGCCGGCTGCATGGTGATACTTCTGACCACTGATACCTTCCCCGGCTACCTCATTGCCGCCGGCGGCCTCGGGCTCGCTGGCGGATTCTACAGTGCCGGGCTGCAATTTGTGACGGGACACTGTGAATCCCCACACCTGGGCCTTGTGCTGGGGGTGTTTGGCGCTGGCGTGACCGGCGCGGGATTCAATTACTATCTGGTGCCCCTGTTTCATGAGGCCTTTTCCTGGCACGGGGTACCACTGGCCTATCTCATCGTGCTGGTGCTGGTAATTGCCTTGTTGATCATGCTGACCGATCCGGAAGACGCGGCGGCGGACCCGACCGCTGAAACATCGGTCCGGGTATTGCTGCGTCGTATGCAGACCAGGCGGGCCGTTCAGCTTTGTGGCTATTTTGGCGTCGTCGCCGGCAGCTTCTTTGCGCTGGCTTTGTGGCTGCCGGATTATCTGTCTTCACAATTTGACCTGCCAGTGGACTCTGGCGCGCGGCTGGCGCAATGGTTTGTTATTCCGGGTGCCCTGGCGCAAATCGTGGGGGGAGGGTTTTCCGATCGCTTCGGCAGCGCAAGGGTTGTCAGTCGCGCACTGATGGTCTGTCTGATTGCACTGTTTGTCTTGTCCTACCCACCCATGACGCTGTTTATTCAGGGCGTTGACGCCACGATACGCGTTGAATTCGCTTTGCCCATGCGGGTGGAGGGTGTGTTTGTCGTTACCCTTGGGCTTGCCATGGGCTGCACCATGGGCAGTCTCCAGCGGCTGGTGATTATTGAAAACCGTCCGGTGGCGGCTTTTGTCGCCGGGCTGCTTCTGGTTAGCGCTTGTTCGGTTGCCTTTGTGCTGCCGGTGATTTTCAGCAGCGTTAATCACTGGCTGGGCGTCCGTAGTGCAGTCTTCATGATTCTCTTCCTGCTGCTTGTAGGCTGTCTGTTCCTGTTCGCCCGGGAAAGTCGACGGCACGAGCGTGAACACCTTCTCCATCCGGGGATATAA